One Salvia splendens isolate huo1 chromosome 12, SspV2, whole genome shotgun sequence genomic window carries:
- the LOC121758943 gene encoding acyl-CoA-binding domain-containing protein 3-like isoform X2, giving the protein MEFLQHPIFTAFLALLLSYLVAKIVSFAVSSSSPDVDSVAREGGGEKGVILERGLEVRRGKVAKRVKFVDDVVIRRVDRYEGSENLDAEEVVSEVERVDQFGGDVDFGERESKEECYDERELGDVVIEGSEEIEMLFEKEGCGAVHVVKSVGDDDMVVDEREGNEEINEREGNEEINKREGNEEIEERGGNEEIDEREGNGGSEEKKVRDESDDDWEGVERSELERGFAEAVNYVECGGKGREEDRLARLGSDVQMQLYGLHKVALEGPCLESQPMALMVSARTKWNAWQGLGSMSRELAMEQYIKVLSENIPEWMHEHTTDDTIQRKTDPNDEISIAEHIKLGTRNEHHS; this is encoded by the exons ATGGAGTTTTTGCAACACCCGATTTTTACTGCCTTTTTAGCTCTTTTGCTATCTTATCTTGTTGCCAAGATTGTTTCTTTTGCTGTTTCTAGCTCAAGCCCTGATGTTGATTCTGTTGCTAGGGAAGGTGGGGGTGAAAAAGGTGTGATCTTGGAGAGGGGGTTGGAGGTTAGGAGAGGGAAAGTGGCGAAAAGAGTGAAATTTGTAGATGATGTTGTGATCAGAAGGGTTGATCGTTATGAGGGGTCTGAAAATCTTGATGCTGAGGAGGTCGTTTCTGAGGTTGAAAGGGTTGATCAATTTGGGGGTGATGTGGATTTTGGGGAAAGAGAAAGTAAGGAAGAATGTTATGATGAGAGAGAATTGGGTGATGTTGTAATTGAAGGGAGTGAGGAAATTGAAATGCTGTTTGAGAAAGAGGGCTGTGGTGCTGTGCATGTGGTGAAAAGTGTGGGTGATGATGATATGGTAGTTGATGAGAGAGAAGGGAATGAGGAGATTAATGAGAGAGAAGGGAATGAGGAGATTaataagagagaagggaatGAGGAGATTGAGGAGAGAGGAGGGAATGAGGAGATTGATGAGAGAGAAGGGAATGGAGGGAGTGAGGAGAAGAAGGTGAGGGATGAGAGTGATGATGATTGGGAGGGAGTGGAGAGGAGTGAGCTGGAGAGAGGCTTTGCAGAAGCTGTTAACTATGTGGAGTGTGGAGGGAAGGGGAGAGAGGAGGATCGGCTGGCGAGATTGGGGAGTGATGTTCAGATGCAGCTCTATGGGCTGCATAAGGTTGCCCTCGAGGGGCCTTGCCTCGAGTCTCAGCCCATGGCGCTTATGGTCTCTGCTCGTACGAAATG GAATGCGTGGCAAGGACTAGGAAGCATGAGCCGGGAGCTGGCTATGGAGCAGTATATTAAAGTCTTATCGGAAAATATACCTGAATGGATGCACGAGCATACCACT GATGACACCATTCAGAGAAAGACAGATCCAAACGATGAAATATCCATTGCTGAGCACATCAAGTTG GGTACCAGAAACGAGCACCACTCCTGA
- the LOC121758942 gene encoding uncharacterized protein LOC121758942: MERKQGFFSAVKEEMARGLSKSRSRRGRSQSPSRRRGSGVARPEMCVSRSSSVRPGAEALSPLREGPDPDESDSGDLRAEGWANWLCRAPAPSSSASGCSRSDLHLLLGVLGAPLAPVHVSNNDPLPHLCIKDTPIEFSSAQYILQQYLAASGGHKVQNCIQNAYAMGKVKMLASDLETAGKVIKSRNSSKAAESGGFVLWQMNPDMWYVELALGGSKVHAGCNGELVWRHTPWLGAHSAKGPVRPLRRALQGLDPRTTANMFVNARCTGEKTINGEDCFVLKLCADPLTLKARSEEGPAEIIRHVLFGYFSQKTGLLVQLEDSHLTRIQTNGGDAVYWETTINSVLDDYRPVEGVMVAHSGRSVATLFRFGETAMSHSKTSMEEVWTIEEVAFNVPGLSADCFIPPAELKLGSIGEACELPQQGRAKNTATYGAKVAVYPSLR, from the exons ATGGAGCGGAAGCAAGGGTTTTTCTCGGCAGTGAAGGAGGAAATGGCGCGGGGACTGTCGAAGTCGCGGTCGAGGAGGGGGCGGAGCCAGTCGCCGTCGCGGAGGAGGGGAAGCGGCGTGGCGCGGCCGGAAATGTGTGTTTCGAGATCGAGCAGTGTGAGGCCTGGCGCGGAAGCTCTGTCGCCGCTGAGGGAGGGTCCGGATCCGGATGAGTCGGATTCGGGTGACCTCAGGGCTGAAGGCTGGGCGAATTGGCTCTGCAGAGCTCCAGCTCCTTCCAGCTCCGCCTCGGGCTGCTCGAGGTCCGATCTGCACCTGCTCCTCGGCGTGCTCGGCGCGCCGCTTGCGCCGGTGCATGTTAGCAATAACGACCCCCTGCCGCACCTCTGTATTAAAGATACACCTATT GAATTCTCCTCTGCCCAGTACATTCTGCAGCAATATCTGGCGGCATCTGGAGGCCATAAGGTTCAAAACTGTATACAGAATGCCTACGCGATGGGGAAGGTGAAGATGCTGGCATCCGATCTCGAGACTGCGGGCAAGGTGATCAAGAGTCGGAATTCGTCCAAAGCAGCTGAGTCGGGGGGATTCGTGCTCTGGCAAATGAATCCTGATATGTGGTATGTTGAGCTCGCTCTTGGTGGCAGCAAGGTTCACGCTGGTTGCAATGGCGAGCTCGTCTGGAGGCATACTCCGTGGCTCGGTGCACATTCGGCCAAAGGGCCTGTCCGCCCTCTTCGCCGTGCCCTACAG GGCCTTGATCCGAGAACCACGGCCAACATGTTTGTGAACGCGAGGTGCACGGGGGAGAAGACGATCAATGGGGAGGATTGCTTCGTTCTCAAGCTCTGCGCTGATCCGCTCACACTGAAAGCCAGGAGCGAAGAAGGGCCTGCGGAGATCATAAGGCATGTCCTGTTTGGCTACTTCAGCCAGAAAACGGGGCTCCTCGTGCAACTTGAGGACTCCCACTTGACCCGGATACAGACCAACGGGGGCGATGCAGTGTACTGGGAGACTACCATAAACTCGGTTCTTGATGACTACCGGCCTGTTGAGGGCGTGATGGTCGCCCACTCTGGGCGGTCTGTGGCGACCCTCTTTAGGTTCGGGGAAACGGCAATGAGCCACTCCAAAACGAGCATGGAAGAGGTGTGGACGATTGAGGAAGTAGCGTTCAACGTCCCTGGACTCTCTGCTGACTGCTTCATTCCGCCTGCTGAGCTGAAGCTTGGTTCCATCGGGGAAGCGTGTGAGCTCCCTCAACAAGGGAGGGCGAAGAACACGGCCACGTACGGAGCCAAGGTTGCCGTGTACCCCAGTCTCAGATAG
- the LOC121758943 gene encoding acyl-CoA-binding domain-containing protein 3-like isoform X1, with protein sequence MEFLQHPIFTAFLALLLSYLVAKIVSFAVSSSSPDVDSVAREGGGEKGVILERGLEVRRGKVAKRVKFVDDVVIRRVDRYEGSENLDAEEVVSEVERVDQFGGDVDFGERESKEECYDERELGDVVIEGSEEIEMLFEKEGCGAVHVVKSVGDDDMVVDEREGNEEINEREGNEEINKREGNEEIEERGGNEEIDEREGNGGSEEKKVRDESDDDWEGVERSELERGFAEAVNYVECGGKGREEDRLARLGSDVQMQLYGLHKVALEGPCLESQPMALMVSARTKWNAWQGLGSMSRELAMEQYIKVLSENIPEWMHEHTTDDTIQRKTDPNDEISIAEHIKVPETSTTPDGDSSSADKVEAV encoded by the exons ATGGAGTTTTTGCAACACCCGATTTTTACTGCCTTTTTAGCTCTTTTGCTATCTTATCTTGTTGCCAAGATTGTTTCTTTTGCTGTTTCTAGCTCAAGCCCTGATGTTGATTCTGTTGCTAGGGAAGGTGGGGGTGAAAAAGGTGTGATCTTGGAGAGGGGGTTGGAGGTTAGGAGAGGGAAAGTGGCGAAAAGAGTGAAATTTGTAGATGATGTTGTGATCAGAAGGGTTGATCGTTATGAGGGGTCTGAAAATCTTGATGCTGAGGAGGTCGTTTCTGAGGTTGAAAGGGTTGATCAATTTGGGGGTGATGTGGATTTTGGGGAAAGAGAAAGTAAGGAAGAATGTTATGATGAGAGAGAATTGGGTGATGTTGTAATTGAAGGGAGTGAGGAAATTGAAATGCTGTTTGAGAAAGAGGGCTGTGGTGCTGTGCATGTGGTGAAAAGTGTGGGTGATGATGATATGGTAGTTGATGAGAGAGAAGGGAATGAGGAGATTAATGAGAGAGAAGGGAATGAGGAGATTaataagagagaagggaatGAGGAGATTGAGGAGAGAGGAGGGAATGAGGAGATTGATGAGAGAGAAGGGAATGGAGGGAGTGAGGAGAAGAAGGTGAGGGATGAGAGTGATGATGATTGGGAGGGAGTGGAGAGGAGTGAGCTGGAGAGAGGCTTTGCAGAAGCTGTTAACTATGTGGAGTGTGGAGGGAAGGGGAGAGAGGAGGATCGGCTGGCGAGATTGGGGAGTGATGTTCAGATGCAGCTCTATGGGCTGCATAAGGTTGCCCTCGAGGGGCCTTGCCTCGAGTCTCAGCCCATGGCGCTTATGGTCTCTGCTCGTACGAAATG GAATGCGTGGCAAGGACTAGGAAGCATGAGCCGGGAGCTGGCTATGGAGCAGTATATTAAAGTCTTATCGGAAAATATACCTGAATGGATGCACGAGCATACCACT GATGACACCATTCAGAGAAAGACAGATCCAAACGATGAAATATCCATTGCTGAGCACATCAA GGTACCAGAAACGAGCACCACTCCTGATGGTGATTCGAGCTCTGCGGATAAG GTTGAAGCTGTATAG
- the LOC121758943 gene encoding acyl-CoA-binding domain-containing protein 3-like isoform X3 encodes MEFLQHPIFTAFLALLLSYLVAKIVSFAVSSSSPDVDSVAREGGGEKGVILERGLEVRRGKVAKRVKFVDDVVIRRVDRYEGSENLDAEEVVSEVERVDQFGGDVDFGERESKEECYDERELGDVVIEGSEEIEMLFEKEGCGAVHVVKSVGDDDMVVDEREGNEEINEREGNEEINKREGNEEIEERGGNEEIDEREGNGGSEEKKVRDESDDDWEGVERSELERGFAEAVNYVECGGKGREEDRLARLGSDVQMQLYGLHKVALEGPCLESQPMALMVSARTKWVEKSCYV; translated from the exons ATGGAGTTTTTGCAACACCCGATTTTTACTGCCTTTTTAGCTCTTTTGCTATCTTATCTTGTTGCCAAGATTGTTTCTTTTGCTGTTTCTAGCTCAAGCCCTGATGTTGATTCTGTTGCTAGGGAAGGTGGGGGTGAAAAAGGTGTGATCTTGGAGAGGGGGTTGGAGGTTAGGAGAGGGAAAGTGGCGAAAAGAGTGAAATTTGTAGATGATGTTGTGATCAGAAGGGTTGATCGTTATGAGGGGTCTGAAAATCTTGATGCTGAGGAGGTCGTTTCTGAGGTTGAAAGGGTTGATCAATTTGGGGGTGATGTGGATTTTGGGGAAAGAGAAAGTAAGGAAGAATGTTATGATGAGAGAGAATTGGGTGATGTTGTAATTGAAGGGAGTGAGGAAATTGAAATGCTGTTTGAGAAAGAGGGCTGTGGTGCTGTGCATGTGGTGAAAAGTGTGGGTGATGATGATATGGTAGTTGATGAGAGAGAAGGGAATGAGGAGATTAATGAGAGAGAAGGGAATGAGGAGATTaataagagagaagggaatGAGGAGATTGAGGAGAGAGGAGGGAATGAGGAGATTGATGAGAGAGAAGGGAATGGAGGGAGTGAGGAGAAGAAGGTGAGGGATGAGAGTGATGATGATTGGGAGGGAGTGGAGAGGAGTGAGCTGGAGAGAGGCTTTGCAGAAGCTGTTAACTATGTGGAGTGTGGAGGGAAGGGGAGAGAGGAGGATCGGCTGGCGAGATTGGGGAGTGATGTTCAGATGCAGCTCTATGGGCTGCATAAGGTTGCCCTCGAGGGGCCTTGCCTCGAGTCTCAGCCCATGGCGCTTATGGTCTCTGCTCGTACGAAATG GGTTGAAAAAAGCTGCTATGTGTGA